The genomic stretch CCCCAACACCAGCATCTGTCTTCCGGAACATCTCTCACCGCCGCTCGCAGTGTCCCTGCCTGCGTCTCTGGACACCTGTCTCCCCCGCACTCACAGCTGTGCTCAGAGCAGCTGTCCCAGGGAGATGCGGGCTCTCCTTTTCCAGAAGCTTCTTATGAAGTTTTCCAGTGAGGTGGTGGGAGGGGTCAGGTGGGCCAAAGCCCCCTGGTGAACAGGGCACAGGATGCCGCCCCCGCACAGCGCCCAGTCCCTGACCCTGATGGCCCACGTGAGTGCCTGCTGCTCCAGAAGGAGGCAGATATGCCGAGCTCCCCTCACAGACTTCAGCCACTGTCCGTCCTCCTTGGCAGCACACGCCTGTGCACATGAACCTCAGACACCACACACAGTCTCCCGCGCAGGTCAGCACAGCCCCCGCTccccctggcctccctcctgggAAAAGCCCAGGGTCTCCCTGCCGGAACCACAAGCCCACCCATGAGCAAGTGGCTGGGGACGCTGAACGTGTTtccctcctgcagctcctgggaGGGTCCCCAGGCTGTGCCGGGTCAGCGGGTCCCTGCTTCGGCCTGTCTGTCCCTGGCCGTTCTGCACAGAGAGCGGCAAAAGTGTCGAACATCCTGCCGAGGGTGGGCCTTAGCTCTTTCCGACACACGTGGACACACATGGACCCACACCTGAGCGGGATGATGCCCAGGGGAAGCCGCCGCTCTGGCGTCTGGACCCCCCACCTACCGTCGGCATCCTCCTGGCCGGGGTTGGGGACGAGCCGGCAGTTGTCCCTGTCGTCCGGCACtccatcattgtcatcatctgAGTCGCAGGCGTCACCCCTGCCGTCGTGGTCGTGGTCAGCCTGGTTGGCGTTGGCGATGTAGGGGCAGTTGTCCTGGCTGTTCTGGTGGCCGTCCTCATCGATGTCCTCGTTGTTGTCACACTGGTCCCCCACGAGGTCGTTGTCCACGTCGGTCTGAGGGCAGAGCGCGGGGGAGCAGCACTGAGCCTCCGTCCAGGGAGCCGGTGCCAGACAGGGTCACCCACGGTGTTCGGGCCAGACCGGCTCCTCCCATGCGAGCGGCCGCACTGTGGATGGGGTTGGCCCCCCTCGGCCTACACACGGCGGGGGGCCAAGGACCCAGCTCCGTCCTCTGCACCCTCCCTGCAGCTCCCGCCCCGAAGGGAGACAGGAGTGAACCAGCCAGGATCCAGTCCCGTTCTGACATCGTCGGGGACAGCACACAGGGGCAAGTGGGGTTACCGCTGTGGGAACGGGAAACAGCACAGCAGCTAACACATCACAACCCGGGGATAAGCTCTGTCTCTCATGCTCACGGCTGCAAGCCCACCCTGGGCCATGTGAGCTGCAGCCACGCCACGTTCTCCCTCGTGTCCCCCAAAGGCAACACCCAGCTGAGTCAGGGACACGCAGTGACGATGAGACGGACACACAGCACCCCTGGACCACACGGCGGAGCCTCTGTGCATTCGGCCGGGGCCACCGAGATGCGTGAGTCGTGTGTGGAGCTCAGTTCAGTGagtgttttcaattacagtgggcGGAGAGCCCGTGCCGTCACGCGTGGGCAGAGCTGTGGAGGCCCACGAGGGCACGCGGTCCGCAGCGGAtgaagccccgcccccggccgcccCCGGCCCCTCACCTGGTCGGGGTTGTGCACCAGGGGGCAGTTGTCACAGTGGTCGCCCACGCCGTCGCCGTCCGTGTCCCTCTGGTCCGTGTTGTAGACGTAGGGGCAGTTGTCTCGCTCGTTGAAGACGTCTGTGGGATGCGGGGGACAGGAGGCGGCGGCGGTCAGCGGAGCACGCGGCTTCCCTGCGGCAGGCAGCAGCTCCCCGCGGAGCGCGCTCAGTAGAGACCACCTGGGGATGCGGCCCAGCAGGGGCCGTGTTGGGTCCTCGGGGGAATGTACGTACGTACGTACGAGAGCTTCGCCATTAACACTGACGTCTCCTCTGTTCAAACTAGAGCCCCCCCCCCGGGAGTTTTCCGGACAAGGCCTCCGAGGGGTCTACGGAGCGCCGGCCGGCGGGTCTGAGTCTGAGTCTGCTGGCCGGCTCTTCGGACGGCTGCCCGGTGCCCGGAGAGAGGAACACGCTGGCACTGGACCCGCCCCAGTGCCCGTGGTGAGGACAGAGCTGGGCTCCAGGAGCTCCGGACGGGCGTGCTTTAGAGCAGGCGCCGGGACGGACACCAGAGCCCACGTCCACGAGGCGGGGCAGCGGGCTGTCAGGGTCTGAGGGCGGCCCCTTCACCGCCCCTTGGAGAAAGGCGGGCGGGTGGACGGGCTCTACGGGACCCTCGGAGGATCACCTAGCCGTCTGCTGGGGTGTCGGTGAAGCTGAGCGCGCCCGACAAACACCGGACGGAAGTCCGCCGACCCTCCCCACTGAGCCTGAAACGCGTCCACTGAGGGCGGGGCCGCACTGACCGTCCCCGTCGATGTCCACGGAGCAGGCGTCGCCCTCGCCGTTGTGGTCCGTGTCGATCTGGGCCGGGTTGTGCACGTACGGGCAGTTGTCGCAGCGGTCCCCGACCTCGTCCTTGTCGTAGTCGGACTGGCGAGGGTTGAAGAGCAGCTGGCAGTTGTCCTAGCGGAGCAGCGAGAAGACAGTTTAGGGCACAGCACAGGGACGCTGGCCGGCCGGGCCGACGGGCGACAGACGCCCTCCGAGCGGCTGAGCGGGAGCCCGCCCGGCGCGCCCCCGACGTCAGTCCCGCGCGATGACGCATGCGCCGGCCCGGTCTGGGGCATGCGCGGTCCACAGCGGAGACCACCGCCCGGCGCCTCACGGCGGAGACGGGCCTGTGCTCGTCCAGCGGGCGAGCGAGCGAGCGCCGGACGGGGCGGGGCGAGTGAGTCAGAGCGCGCGCCTGACCCTGCGGGGCCCGGCACCGACGCCGAATCGTTTACCATCCGAACAGTTTCCTCAGAAATGGTGCCGCCTGAACCCTGCCACGGGGCCGTCTGCCGCTGTCTCGGGGACAGCCCCGCCTCCTCGGGGACAGCCCCGCCTCCTCGGgggacagccccgccccctcggggacagccccgccccctcggggACAGCCCCGCCCACCGGGAGGAGGGCCCGCACGCCCCTCCCCTTTGGGCAGCGTGATGCAGACCGCTGGAAGGTCTCTCTCTGAGCGCCCCGAGGCGGGCGCTCCGGCCGCCCCCTGTCCGCCCGCGCAGGGCCAGCGCCCTCTGACCGGGTCTGGGCAGGAGCGCCCGTCGGGACGGCTCGCAGCGACTGTTCGGTCCGAGCACCCATCTGCTGAGCCCTCCCGCCCGGGCCCCAGGGCGGCAGCTCGGACGGCCCGGCCGCACCCACTGACCTTCTCGTCGGTAACACCGTCGTTGTCGTCGTCGTCATCACAAGCATCGCCAACGCCGTCCTTGTCAAAATCCTCTTGCCCGGAGttgggcagcagggggcagtTGTCCTGCGGTCGGAGGAAGCACGCAGTTATGGAAATGTCCCCGGGAGCCCTGCGCTCGCGAGGGGGGGCACCTGAAGCCCCGGGAGGCACGGCAGAGAGGTCGGGTCACACACCTGTCCTCCCTGGGCACAGAGCAAGAAGGCCAGAGAGCGCCCTCTCCGGGGCGCCCGGGAAGTCATGTCACAACTAACTCCCACCGGGTCGAGACGAAGAtgggagcccagggccctggaagGCTGCCAAACGCCTGATTGGGCCACTGTCTCAGAAAACGTGGACAAGGACAGAGGCTTCGgcatcctctctccttcccttcgcCGCACCCACCAGAAAGCCAGAGCTCCCACCGCATCAGCCCTCCTGAGCCCGGGGGACCGGACCAGGGACCGGGTGGCGGCGGCTCAGAGCCCGAGGCTCAGACTCCAGGTCACTGCCCCTGGTCCCGCTCATCCAGGGCAGCAGGGGACTCACGGAACAAGTCCAACCGTGTCATACGTCAAACTGAGCTGCCCAGACAGCAGCCCGTGAGGGACTGGAAAGCCCGGAGAGGGTGCACGGGACAGCCTGCATTTCTACTGCGGTGACACTCGCTGCTGGCCACCGGAGGGGTCAGCACGCCCCTGCCGGTCCAAGTCTGAGCCAAGTTCCACACCAGCCCTGAGTGCAAGGCGGCTGCCCAGGCACCGTGGCAGACGACACACAAGGGGCCTCTGGGGTCGGGCGCAAGGCTTCCGTTCAGTCTGCCTTTGGCACCTGTTCACCCTCATAAAGGTATTTATAgctgggccctggctagtgtggctcagtggactgagcaccagcctgcgaaccaaagggtcaccggttcgattcccagtcagggcacatgcctgagtttcggaccaggtccccagtggggccatgtgagaggccatcacacactgatgtttctctcccttcctttcccctctaaaactaactaaataaaaactttccttaaaatatatatttatagctaGGAATTGTAAGGTgctgttttttaagtgactaaaTTCCTGTCTGAAATTCTGCAAAAGTGAAAAGAACGCAGGGTGTCCAGCGAGCATCTTAGTGTCACAGCCCACCCACTGTCCATGCCGTGACGCCCAGGCGGTGGCCGGCCCTTCACAGAAACTCTGCCGCGGTCACGTGCACAGCACCCCTCCCCAGCGGGACTGCCCAGCTGCACACCCGTGCTcgtggggagtgggggcagggagaggggacgCTCTGGCCCCTCAGAGCCAGCCGCCTGGGCTGCCGTCAACACCTGCCACCTTTCACCAAGACGGGCCGAAAGAGAAGACCGCCGTGGAAACTTGACGGCTCGAGGCACGAGCACGAGCCAGCGTGGAGGTCACGTGGACGGATGTTGTGAAGGGTGCTTTGGCACCTTTGTATCGTCCATGTCGGTGGAGCCGGTAAGACACCAACGGCACCAGAACCTCCTGGGATGCCTCGTGCAGCGGACCAGCGGTGGGTCCCCAGCCACGGGCCACACCCTGATCTCTGGAACCTGTGAACGGTACTTCGTCCGGCAGACAAGAGAGTGTCACCCCAGACGGCACAACCTGTGCGGGGTTCAGGGTCTTCAGAGGAGGGGCTTCTCAAGCGTCCAGGTGGGCTCAGGGCACAGGCACGTGTGTGCTTGCCGCAGCGAGTCGGGGGCCGGGACAAACACCCAGAGTCCCgggcggggggtgcagggggCGGCCACCATcgaggaagccctggctggaggcGGCTCCGGAGGGAGCGAGCCACTGCCGACAGTGCGACCCCCGGACCCCAGCTGTGCGAGGCCAGGCCCCACCCGTGGTCACTGGCTCCTGCCCCCCCAGACGGCGACCGTGGGCCGGAGACGGCGAGGAGGCCCGTCCCGGCAGCCTGACCGCGCCCTCACCTTGACGCAGTGGTGGGTGGTGTTGGTGGCGCAGACCAGGTTCTTGTTGGGCCACCCGTCCAGGTCCGAGTCCTCCCCGCAGATGAGCCCGTCACCCGCGTACCCCGTCTGGCACTCGCACTTGTACATGGGGTCGCTGAAGTGGCCCAGGTAGATGCACTCCGCGTGCCGGTGGCAGCTGTGGGTCTTGTCCTTGCAGGGGTTCTCGGGCTCACACACCTGGGAGGAAGGGTCGCACCTGTCGGCAGGTCTGAGGCCGAGCACGCAGGGCTGTGgcgtgggagcaggggtgggggtgggggggtcctttCCGAAGCAGGGACCATTCCCTAGGGATGTGCTCAGGGACTCGGGACTCAGCTCCTTCTGGAGGCAGCTCAGTGGCTCCACTGAGTGTGGCCAGCATGTGCCCGAGCCCCCGCTGACCACAGGGAGCTGTAGATTCATGAGGACCCGAGACCTGGTCCTCAGGATCTTGTGTGTGACCCCTGAGCGTGTCACCCCGACAAGGTCAGCTCCTGACGACAGACAGCAGCTCACACAGCCTTCGCCCGTCCCCAGAATGTCGCGCTTTtcctcccatctcccaccctccatGTTCCCAGATTCCGGCAGATGGGAGCTGGACATCATGCAAGAGGCCACTGCTCACCTGCTTTTCTGTCTGAGCCGCCTCCAGGCCGGCCCCGAAGGGCTGGGTCCCTTTGTACcgcggggggcagggcaggcagtggAACCCGGGGTGGGTGTTGACGCAGCGGGGGGACTTGCTGGCCGTGGAGAAGCAGACGTCGGCGACCAGGGCGCACTGCGGGGAGAGCAGACGTGAGCCCGCTGCCCCCGGTCCCGCCACACCCCCTGCCGGCCGGGCACGCACCTCGTCCAGATCCTCACAGTGGGTCCCGTTGCCCAGGAAGCCCACCGGGCAGGCACCGCACGACCAGGAGCCATCAGGGAAGCTGTTGCACACAGCTCCCGGGAAGCAGGGGCTGGACAAGCAGCCATCTGTGTGGGGAGGCGGAGAGGTCAGGACTGCGGCCGGCCGGGCAGCCGGCCTGGGTGCAGCACCGCCTCCAGCTCAGCGCCACCGTGACCCAGGACGGCCCCTGGCCGTGCCCCAAGGCCTCGGGGCCCCTCAGACACTGCGGGTGGCTGCAGAGAACCCGAGGGAATGAGGGAGGTCGATCGCACGGGGTCCCGGCATACAGATGCCGGGGTCCCTGTCCCCAGGGGACGGCCCGGGACTCAGCTCCGCTGGGCTCCCTGCATGGACAGTCCGCGTGCCCCTCGTGGCAGCAGCCTGCATGTAAAAACTCGGAGGGACCCAGCTCGGCTGGCTCTGCCCGCCCACAGTCCACCTTTCTTTCCCGCTGTTACGTGTCCCATCTTGGACAGGAAGGAGAGCCCAGGGGCTGCTTCCTGGACCCCCGCCGCCGCAGGCATCCAGGGCGGGGACTGCCGGAGCCTcagggtctggggggggggggggggccgggggggcccAGCACGAACCGATGGGGCAGCTCCTCTTGTTGCACATCTGCAGGTCCTTGAGCTCCCCCACGCAGGCCTTGCCCCCGTGCTGGGGCTCCGGGCTGTTGCAGACGCGCGTGCGCTCCCGCACGCCCCCGGCGCAGGTGACCGAGCAGGCGGACCACGGGGACCAGGGGCTCCACCGGCCGTCGActgcaggcagagggcaggggccgcgtcaggcgggggtgggggaggggctgctgggggggcagggcgggagggaaGGCCCGGGGACTCGGGGTCGCCAGCGTGGCAGGGGAAAGTGGCAGGAAGCCCGTTCACGGCCCGAGGCCGGGAGGTGACGGAGTGGACGGAAGCTCAGTGGTTTGTTTCCACCCCTGGGAGGGAAAGTCACACCACCTTGGGGTCTAGACGCCGAGGACTGGTGACCGGGGCTGCAGGTGACCTCTGTCACACACATGAGGGCGTGGGACATTGAAGTTCGTTGTGAACGCCCCCTCCCCCTTCGggacgggtgggtgggtggcgcATTGGGAAAGCGTTCACCCCACACACGCCCGGGCGTGGGGCCCGCCATGTCCCGACCCACTGTGTTCCGGGCCACCTGCTGCTCCCGGTCTGGTGGTTTGCCAGATGGCCAGGTGGCAGATGGAGCGTAGCTTGCGTGCACTGGGCAGGGGGCCAGCAAGGGGCCGGGACACCCTTCACCGCCCGGGCCTGTGAGGCCTTCGGGGACTGagcagggttgtgggccagcctgggccctgggcccggccGCCCCGCAGGcccgcccccacctgcctctcGCACTCACCTGGGCACGGGACACCCTGGCAGCCTTTGGTCTCCCGGCCGCCACCCTTGCAGCCCTTGCCCCCCATCTGGGGCACCGGTGAGTTGCAGAGCCGTATCCGGGTGATGTTGCCAGGCCCGCAGGTCACGGAGCAGGAGGACCACGGCGACCAGTGGCTCCAGCCACCATCCTGCCGGACTGGCGCAGGGAGACACGGGGCATCAGGGGCAGGCCGCCCAGCCCGAATCCGAGTGTtgcccaggcagggtgggggaggggcccggccAGAGCTGTTGGACAGAGCCGGCTGCCTCCCCCAAAGGGCAGTGAGCGGCTGTCCTCCACACCCAAAGTCCCGGGGCCACCGACCCACCCACATAGGGATGGCCAGCGGCCAGACACTCACTGCGGTGGTCACACTTGCCCAGGCTGCATGCCCGTGTCTGGATGGACGGGCCCAGGCAGGTGTTGCTGGTGACATCGCAGGACCGTCCTCtctgctgggtgccaggcccgCAGGTGGCTGAGCACTGGGTCCACTCGGCCCACGGGGACCAGCCCTCCTCACCGTCCACTGCTGGGCACAAAACACAGGCCAATCAGGCCTCTGCCCAGTGACAGGCGCAGGAGCGACAGGCACGTGACCTGGGACGGGCGTTACCCTCCAAGGAAGGAGACGACCCCGGCAATGGGCGCAGGCCCCGTGGGCAACATGGGGCTCCCGGGTCCGGTCCCAGATGGGAGTCAGGGGCTGCGTGCCGGGACAAGGACGGGAAGGGCCGTGGGTGGGGCCAGACTCCACGGACCCTCCGTCTGAGTGCTGGGTTCGGGGGGCGGCGTCGGGCCCTGCCCAGCTTTGTCTCGGGCATCCCGTCCTAACAACCTCCGCTCGTTGGCTGCCACTCGGGGAAAACTCAGTTTTTAGCTGGAATTGCAGGTCGCTAAACTTAGTTCCAAAGGGTTTCGACTGGGACAAGCTGCACAAAAAGGCAACTCCCTGCAAGGAGGCTTTCCAGACGAGGTTTCAGCCCCTGGACGGGAGGAAGGGCAGTGACTCAGGGCGAGGGGGTTTCAGCCCCTGGACGGGAGAAAGGGCAGTGACTCAGGGCGAGGGGGTTTCAGCCCCTGGACGGGAGGAAGGGCAGTGACTCAGGGCGAGGGGGTTTCAGCCCCTGGACGGGAGGAAGGGCAGTGACTCAGGGCGAGGGGGTTCCAGCCCCTGGACGGGAGAAAGGGCAGTGACTCAGGGCGAGGGGGTTTCAGCCCCTGGACGGGAGGAAGGGCAGTGACTCAGGGCGAGGGGGCTTCCGGGAAACAGCGGAGGCGCAGCGCACTGAACCGCCCGGGCGGGGCCCGCAACGTGCTGAGGTCAGAGGTCCCGCTGGGCAGTCGCTGCGACACAGCCTGCGTCGGGGCCCGTCACCCCCAGTCCCTGCGCGGGGAGCACCCCTCTGGACTTTACAGGAACACTCCTGAGCCCATAAAAGCTACGTTCTGCCCCAAACTGTCGTGTGACAGAgctgggcctctctgagcccatCCCCTGTCCGCCCAGGAGGGGACACACGTGCTGGCCTCCAGCGGGAGGGAGGCCCTCCGGCCGGCCACCGGCCCCCCACCAGGCCCGCAGCCGCCCTGCGGGGGAGCCTGGCTCACACGGACAGGTGTGGAGGGATAGAGGGGCCTGGGGTTTTGCCCCGTCCAAGTGTCCCTCCCACGGAGTGCGTTTCTGTCACTAGGGCAACGGTCTTCGGCTCTTGCTTGTTTTACTTCAAATCGTCTTTTCTCCAAGGGGTGTGTTTGCCAAGATTGCCCATCCTCCTGGCGACACGCCCAGAGCGGCAGGTGCACCTGCCTCAGGGGCAGCGACTCTCTCTCAGAGCGAAGGTGGGGTGCTCTGTGCCCAGTGGTCCCGGGGCTCCGTCAAGAGGGGACCGGCCCTGGGTCCACAATTCAAGGGCTTGCAGATGCGTGCCCGTCCCCGAGCAGCGAGTGCGGACAGCCGGGCGAAGCGTCCCTGGGCGGGCACGGCCTGGCCTCACCCTCCCTGACAAAAAGGCCAAGCGGGCAGGAGGCAGCCGGGGGTACCCCAAGGCTGAGGCCACCGTGGCCGCACTTACGGGGGAAGCAGGACGGGCAGCAGGCCCCTTCCAGCAGCGACGGGTTGGCGCAGGTCGCCGGCGGGCAGGAGATCTGGTGGCAGACGGTTTTAAATTTCTGCAGTAAAGAGAGTCACTCCTGTGATACTCGCTCGAAAACGAGCCTCAGCGCCAAGCGGGACTGCAAGCGTCTGCAGGGACCCGCACCCCGCGGACCAGACAGCCACCGGGTCGGGGATCGCTCCCATTTAACCCTTGGAGCCCAGAGCCAGCCCTCTGCgtccccacctgctccccacaTTGAGCCTTCCCTGCAGCGGGCAGGCGGGCCAGCCGAGGGGCTGGCAGGGTCCGAGGTCACCACCACTGGGGACCCTGCGACCTGAACCACGGGGGAGGAGCTGAGTGAGCCAGCAGCCGATGTATAGACAGTGACGGGCTGTCCCCAGACGCCCCTGCCGAGCCCCGCGGCCCTCACAGAGCCGAGTGGACCTGCACACCAACCAGAGGGGCCCTGGCAGCTCCAGCCCCACTGCCTGTGGCTGCCCCGTGACACCGGCCCGGTCACTGGCCCTCCCTGGGTCTTGGTTTCCCTGTGTGCAGAGCACGAGGCTGAGGGCAGCCCTATCTGCAGCGGGCTCCCCACGGCTCTGGCACTTGGCTGCCCCACGGCCAGCCAAGGGCGCCCCGGCCTCCGAGGGCTGGCAGCGCCTTGGGGCTGAGGGGGGTGGCCCGTCCCCGCGCCCCCCTGAGTGTAGGCGCCAAGGCCTCACCTTGCAGGTGCACTGGGTGCAGCTGTCCACGACCCAGGTCTCGTTCTCCGCGAAGAAGCGGCCGTCCTGCCAGCAGGCAGACACGTTCCGGGTCTTGGGGGGCCCGCCGACCAGCTCCCAGAGCACCTGGTTGTCGTTCGACTGGAAAACCGGAGTGGGGCTTGAGGGTGGACGGCACACCGGCGTGCGGCCATCACATCGCCTCGCCCTCAGCGCTGCCCGCCCAGGTAGGGCCCCCCTCGGCGGGGAGGACAGCAGGGCGGGGGCGCGCAGCCCGTGAAGGGAGCGGGTGTGAGGTCCCCGCGGAGCCTCCGCAGGCCGACTCTCGCCTGAGGCCATGCCGCACGCACAGCCTCACGGACGTCCCTTCCCACGGCCGCTCCGCCCGCTCACGGGCTCCCAGGTGACACGGGCTCCCCCATGGCTGCCCGTGCGtactcccgcccccaccccacgcccccaTGCTCATGATGGAAGGCTCCAGAAAGTGCCCTTCGTCTTGGGTGCTTCCTCAGCCAGCACCCTGGCCCGTGCTGTGGGGCAGAGCTGGACACGGGCTGTGTCCCTGCACGGGACCGAAGggggccctgcacccctccccccgccccctgggccaCCAGCTGCCCTCAAGTCCTGGGGCCTAAGTGTGGGGGCGAGGTGGACGGC from Phyllostomus discolor isolate MPI-MPIP mPhyDis1 chromosome 4, mPhyDis1.pri.v3, whole genome shotgun sequence encodes the following:
- the THBS2 gene encoding thrombospondin-2 isoform X2; translation: MLWTLVLPALWALCGAQAGDQDEDTAFDLFSISNINRKTIGAKQFRGPDPRGPAYRFVRFDYIPPVGMAYLGQIARLMRQKEGFFLTATLKQDRKSRGTLLALEGPGAEHRQFEIVSNGPADTLDLTYWLDGAQHVLSLEDVGLADAQWKNITVQVMGETFSLYVGCDLIDSFALDEPFYERLKAEKSRMYVAKGSARESHFRGLLQNIYLVFENSVEDVLSRKGCQQNQGAEANAISEDTETLHLSPEVTTEFVGLGAERRPGVCERSCEELGSMASELSGLRAVVNQLHESLRKVSNDNQVLWELVGGPPKTRNVSACWQDGRFFAENETWVVDSCTQCTCKKFKTVCHQISCPPATCANPSLLEGACCPSCFPLDGEEGWSPWAEWTQCSATCGPGTQQRGRSCDVTSNTCLGPSIQTRACSLGKCDHRIRQDGGWSHWSPWSSCSVTCGPGNITRIRLCNSPVPQMGGKGCKGGGRETKGCQGVPCPVDGRWSPWSPWSACSVTCAGGVRERTRVCNSPEPQHGGKACVGELKDLQMCNKRSCPIDGCLSSPCFPGAVCNSFPDGSWSCGACPVGFLGNGTHCEDLDECALVADVCFSTASKSPRCVNTHPGFHCLPCPPRYKGTQPFGAGLEAAQTEKQVCEPENPCKDKTHSCHRHAECIYLGHFSDPMYKCECQTGYAGDGLICGEDSDLDGWPNKNLVCATNTTHHCVKDNCPLLPNSGQEDFDKDGVGDACDDDDDNDGVTDEKDNCQLLFNPRQSDYDKDEVGDRCDNCPYVHNPAQIDTDHNGEGDACSVDIDGDDVFNERDNCPYVYNTDQRDTDGDGVGDHCDNCPLVHNPDQTDVDNDLVGDQCDNNEDIDEDGHQNSQDNCPYIANANQADHDHDGRGDACDSDDDNDGVPDDRDNCRLVPNPGQEDADGDGRGDACKDDFDNDSIPDIDDVCPENHAISETDFRNFQMVHLDPKGTTQIDPNWVIRHQGKELVQTANSDPGIAVGFDEFVSVDFSGTFYVNTDRDDDYAGFVFGYQSSSRFYVVMWKQVTQTYWENEPTRAYGYSGVSLKVVNSTTGTGEHLRNALWHTGNTAGQVRTLWHDPKNIGWKDYTAYRWHLTHRPKTGYIRVLVHEGKQVMADSGPIYDHTYAGGRLGLFVFSQEMVYFSDLKYECRDA
- the THBS2 gene encoding thrombospondin-2 isoform X1, which encodes MLWTLVLPALWALCGAQAGDQDEDTAFDLFSISNINRKTIGAKQFRGPDPRGPAYRFVRFDYIPPVGMAYLGQIARLMRQKEGFFLTATLKQDRKSRGTLLALEGPGAEHRQFEIVSNGPADTLDLTYWLDGAQHVLSLEDVGLADAQWKNITVQVMGETFSLYVGCDLIDSFALDEPFYERLKAEKSRMYVAKGSARESHFRGLLQNIYLVFENSVEDVLSRKGCQQNQGAEANAISEDTETLHLSPEVTTEFVGLGAERRPGVCERSCEELGSMASELSGLRAVVNQLHESLRKVSNDNQVLWELVGGPPKTRNVSACWQDGRFFAENETWVVDSCTQCTCKKFKTVCHQISCPPATCANPSLLEGACCPSCFPPVDGEEGWSPWAEWTQCSATCGPGTQQRGRSCDVTSNTCLGPSIQTRACSLGKCDHRIRQDGGWSHWSPWSSCSVTCGPGNITRIRLCNSPVPQMGGKGCKGGGRETKGCQGVPCPVDGRWSPWSPWSACSVTCAGGVRERTRVCNSPEPQHGGKACVGELKDLQMCNKRSCPIDGCLSSPCFPGAVCNSFPDGSWSCGACPVGFLGNGTHCEDLDECALVADVCFSTASKSPRCVNTHPGFHCLPCPPRYKGTQPFGAGLEAAQTEKQVCEPENPCKDKTHSCHRHAECIYLGHFSDPMYKCECQTGYAGDGLICGEDSDLDGWPNKNLVCATNTTHHCVKDNCPLLPNSGQEDFDKDGVGDACDDDDDNDGVTDEKDNCQLLFNPRQSDYDKDEVGDRCDNCPYVHNPAQIDTDHNGEGDACSVDIDGDDVFNERDNCPYVYNTDQRDTDGDGVGDHCDNCPLVHNPDQTDVDNDLVGDQCDNNEDIDEDGHQNSQDNCPYIANANQADHDHDGRGDACDSDDDNDGVPDDRDNCRLVPNPGQEDADGDGRGDACKDDFDNDSIPDIDDVCPENHAISETDFRNFQMVHLDPKGTTQIDPNWVIRHQGKELVQTANSDPGIAVGFDEFVSVDFSGTFYVNTDRDDDYAGFVFGYQSSSRFYVVMWKQVTQTYWENEPTRAYGYSGVSLKVVNSTTGTGEHLRNALWHTGNTAGQVRTLWHDPKNIGWKDYTAYRWHLTHRPKTGYIRVLVHEGKQVMADSGPIYDHTYAGGRLGLFVFSQEMVYFSDLKYECRDA